From Leptospira ellinghausenii, a single genomic window includes:
- a CDS encoding SET domain-containing protein: protein MKMKKKKSVKKAKKRKPVVYTEKDFIVKPSSVPNIGMGLFTKQTLYKGDTVGYYMGKIITDEQAESNKYVDSKYLLWICKDWWIYGEGRESNYTRYINHSSKPNAELITSVRWKTARFKVLKTIKEGEEIFFDYGKDYWDNVDFKPK, encoded by the coding sequence ATGAAAATGAAGAAAAAGAAATCTGTTAAGAAGGCCAAAAAGAGAAAACCGGTTGTGTACACCGAAAAGGATTTTATCGTAAAACCGTCTTCAGTTCCCAATATTGGTATGGGACTTTTCACCAAACAAACATTATACAAAGGTGATACCGTTGGTTATTACATGGGTAAAATCATTACCGATGAACAAGCGGAATCGAATAAATATGTAGATTCAAAATACCTACTTTGGATCTGTAAGGATTGGTGGATTTACGGGGAAGGACGAGAGTCAAATTACACTCGTTATATCAATCACTCTTCCAAACCCAATGCTGAACTCATTACCTCTGTTCGTTGGAAAACTGCTAGGTTTAAGGTCTTAAAAACCATCAAAGAAGGCGAAGAGATCTTTTTTGATTATGGAAAGGATTATTGGGATAATGTAGATTTCAAACCGAAGTGA